The genomic segment CCGAGAGACCCAATTCATTCCCTTCAATTCTTTCTCCTTTTTCCTCatcattctctctcctctctctcggatctctttctcccaccagacccATTGAAGCTTCGACCACGCCGGCCCAAGCCCTCACACGACACCAGAGGTGAACGACGACACTGGATTGTTCTTCTTTCCAtcgctttattattattttgtgctTTTGGATTGTTCTTCTTTCACCACTGCTTTCAGTTTTGCTCTACCTTATAGGGTTTTTGCGTTTCGTCACCTCTGTAATTCACCTCCTCTCTTCTTTCTTACCTCGTTGAGATTGCATTTCGTGGCTTTTCATGTTCCGGTGCTTCATTTGTTTTGTTGGAATTCGTACAGGTATGCCTTTGATTTCATTGTTTTTTCTACAGTTTGAGCTTTCAATTCTTTTCCTGTTTTGTTgccaagaaaattgaagagaatTATTTGGTGATTGTGTGTGTGAGAATTGTAGAATTAACAACTCATTTGAGCTAAATGAGATTTTGTTTCATGTTTTGAGTCAgtttatatatgtgaaatggaGATGTATGCATACTGTTacgtttttctttctttctttctccccCCTTTCGTTTTGTTTTCTTGGCAACCAAATGGAATATAGTTGTGGTCTGTCTCTTGTGTAAGTTTTAGAGACTTTATAGAACTGTTTACCTGGGTCCATTTATCCCTACCATTATTCAACATTAAGCTGTAAAAGGCCTGTAGTAATTGATTGTTTGAACATATGTGGGCGTGTAGGATTATTGACGTGAACAATTTATCAGGGCCAATCCCTGCCGAATTAGGAAACATAACAACTCTCAGATTATTGTATGCTCTTTCTTATCCCATTTAATTTCTCTCTTTTAAACTCATGTGATTTTCTAATTATAATAAACTCACAAATTCAGGAGCATGGAGAGCAACTTGTTTTCTGAAACTATTCCCTCTGAGCTTGGGAAATTGGTAAACTTGGATTATTTGTGAGAATCCCTAACCTTTTCATCACATCTAGTAAAAAAGTAGTAGAAATGACATTAACTAATTTAGTCTTATATAACTGACATGGTGTGGCTGCAGGAATTTAAATGCAACACAATCTCACTGGACAGTTCCCTCTGTCTCTCACCAATCTCTCCAACTTATACACGCTGTAAGTGACAATGTGTACTATAACTTCATAGCTCAAATGAACCAACATATTTTGGTTCAACAATCATCACGTTAATCTTGCTGACTCATGTTTTCCTTTGCAGTAGCATCAGTAGTAACTACTTCACAGGAAGGATGCCTGAGTTTGGAAATTGGAAACAACTTCATTATGTGTAAGAGTTACTGATCTCTTTGttggttttcaaaatttatgagCAATTTACATTGATTTTACATGCTACTCTCCACAGAGAGATGGAAGCAAGTGGTTTCAGTGGGCCAATTCCTCCTAGTATTTCTTCCTTGGCATACTTAAGAGAGTTGTAAGTTCTTTTTCATTATCTACTTTTCTGTCTCCTTCAGATATTAATATATATGCTTGCTAACTTCGTTTGTGATGAGGCAATCTTTGCAGAAGTATAACTGACTTAAATGGGGAGAATTCATCAGATTTTCCCGACTTGAGTAAAATGACAGACCTTTCTAAGTTGTAAGCTCcatatatacataaaattttGTGATAGAACTCAAcctaatatttgattattttttaaattattggaCAATATTTGAAATTGCAGGACAATGAGGAGCTGTAATTTAAGAGGAAATATCTCTGAATATATTCTTTATTTGAGAAGGCTAGATGTCTTGTAATTTTTCGATTATTCTCTTGTGAAATGTTCTATTCCTGTATAGCATTTCCTTTGAATTTAAACACTTAATCTTTAGCGAATTTAACAGACATCTAAGATCTTTATTTTGCAGGGATCTTAGCTTTAATAAACTAGAACGGCCACTTCCAACTTTTCAAATATTACCTTTTTAAATGTAAGTAACTCAAACTTCATTGGTCCCCTTTTTTTTATTACTCTTTTCTTTATAATTAAACGTCTCTTATGCTATGGTGTTGCACATTGAATAGATATTTAACAAGTAACTTACTCAGTCGGCCTATTCCAGCGTGGAGGAACATATTAGGAGATGCACCCATGTAAGTTACCAATGCTATGTTTTATAAAAATGTGTAAACCAGACCAAAATTACCAAGAAGAATGATGACCTACAAACCCCAACTCTAAGCTCACTCTTTAACTgttgaaaataaatttttttgatatATTATCCTAATAAATAGAAGATGTAACAAAGAAGATAATTGTGCCAATATGAAAACAAAGTCACTTAAAAATATTTAGCTAATGATGAAGTTTCTTACTGTGTTCAGGAACATAGATATATCTTACAATAACTTTTCGGAGATATCTGAACCATCAACTTGTCAAGATCATTTGTAAGAgttccttcctttctttctttcatttATTTCCATATTCATTGAACCATAAGCATTTCAAAATTGAATATATTTGTGTCTTTTAACTTTCTTTTTTTTTGATCAGCAATTACTTTCAGAGCACATCTGGTCATGAAAACAGCTCGTAAGCTTTAACAATTGTTATTTACATGAATTCTAGTTTTACTCCCGTCATTGGTTCATAAACGAGAAATTAATTCCACAAATCTATGTTGACTAGTAGTTTGGTTTAGAGAAAAGTTTTGCATTTAATCAACTAGACTATGTTTTTACTTGTTCTGGTTCATCAACTCGGCTAATGGCATATCCAGTAATTAAATATCTATGAGCTAAGTACTCAAGTCTAAGAGCATCTTATTAATTTAAGTATTACTAGTAAATAGTTGTTTAAATCTGATTTCAATTTGGCTGGTGCCTTGTTACTTAATGGAATTCTTTGATGATATTTCTTATGAAGAGTCTAAACATGTGCTCTAACTATCTTTGATAGACAATGCTCTGTTGAGGTTAGGTTTCTTCATTCATGTTTTTTCTTGTGCAACTTAAGCAGTTTATTCATTTTAGGCTTGTTGTTCAGAAACTTTAACCCAAGGATCCTGCACTAGCAATTAAAATCATTGAAGAGAAACCATTCATTTGAGCAGCTTTTATTTACACTTTAATTGTAAACATGTTTAATTTATTAAGTATGTTTGACAGTGGTTATTGTAAAATAAGTTGCATCAAACTGGTGGATTGTGTAAATGTACATCTTTCGGTTCGAAAAATGGTTTGATGGTGCCCTTCAAACTATAATTTTGTTGGTTTGTTATGTTATATTTGTCTTAACAAAGATTTAGTTAACTTGTTATTGTGTTAATAACAACACTAAAATCtaatagatttaaaaaaaaagtactaTGTTTGGTAAGTATTAGAATGCTTTAGGGAGTTTAGTTGTTACAAGAGGAATTGTACATTTGTGTCTTCAAGAGGAATTTATAGAGTATGCAATGACCCTTCATATATAAGAAAGAAATTGCTATATAATCGCTCACTCTGTTATTTGCACGACCCTTCATATATAAGAAAGAAATTGCACTAATGACATGCGTTCTCTTTCCATGCTTATGATGTGCAGAGTAGTAAATGAACCACTTGAAAGCATCTCTATTGACCTTGGTTTCAGTGGTAATACATTGGCAGAAGATCAGATGCATTATTCATCTCTGTTGACCTTGGTTTCAGTGGTAATCCCCTTTGGGTGCGCTCTCCAACTTTTAATTTGAAGTCTGCTTCCTCTTCTATAACATTTTAATTTTTCATGTACAGGTTTGGTGGTGAGTACATGTCTGGGTGGAGCCTTTATTGGATCTTTGTTCAGTGGTTGGATTGCTGATGGACTTGGGCGTCGTAGGGCATTTCAGCTATGTGCACTGCCTATGATTATTGGTGCTGCTATGTGGTGATGTGAATCATGTAATTGTTCCATAAAGCAACTGCTATCAAAATCATTTCATTCTGATTGAGCACTTAACAAACATTATTCTTAAGACCATAGTGGTTTGAGATTGGATTTGAGCTATTCCTGTACATTTCTGAAACTATTTCTTTATGATATATCATATATGTGCACTTGTTACTCTACGGTGGTGGGTACATTCCTTGATACTCCTACAATGTAGCTATGATATCCTCATTTTCTCCCTTCATTTGTGGGAAGGAATGCAGTAGTTTTTTGCTTTTCATCTATAGGCTCACTTACTGTGTTTAAGATTTGACACACGACGTAGTGAACAATTTGACCAATCGGTCAATTTAGCCTATTACATTTAAAAGGGGAAAAAAATTCATTATtaattgttgacggtaagaactcgtcaacgattgatggctagaaaacttcaatctctatactataagaagctatgaattagatagaaagaactctaaacaacaggagaaaactcaggcaagcatgagaaccagaagcatatatttcataagtctcatttctacattcagttttccaaccccttagcctgaggggttggagcctatttataggggaggctctattggcccaggatacaaacaagtcccagaccactgggacgtacataggtactctgataaagtagtggcccagggcgtagtggtgtctaccctgatggtgtcagagtcgtggcccaggacaaagtactgttggctctggcgtatggtcgggggtgtccaagtggtaccactactcttcgtacaggtccgtactgccactactcctcagacgcagatcatagggtcgtgcctctgttctctccacaaccgtacaccccgtgtcagcgcacgtgttccgtactcggttgtcctcatcaattcccgttcaatgctccatgttcgtttggcatataagCAAGGTTCTCCCAAGTGATCTCGCgcctatgccaaggaggcttcaacccatgcatgtcctgagaagtcaaggcgccaggggCCAGGGTCGGCTTATgcgggtcacatggacacgagacTCGTAGTATGgacgccgtggcaaggccacaccctcgcatagcaagggtacctcgcgtagcgaggttggcccttttccctcaggcgtaggcatggctcaggacacgggcgtcataacaaggcagcaccctcgcatagcgaggctgccttgccttcccccgggtgcagcgtcgcaaggctaggggcatggatgccaccacgaagcctcaccctcgcataacgagggtgcctcgtgtagcgaggctaaccttcttctcccgagtgtagacgaggcttgatgcctgctggaatggggcgcacgcggatggccagctggggaccctcgcatagcgagggtgaagtttggatgggcaagtggccgaagtccctcgcctagtgagggtgactctcttaccccaactccctcaccatcatgtgatgccctttcaggatgtctcgtagcatagagcttcactcgtgaatagaattcacaaggaaaaaattccacatttacacttccccccgagtctataagtacacttttaagtgtgtttgtagactctctctatttttcttgcttgacacgcacggccagccttgggggacttagccttggaaatttttccaacgtcgctcgaagaagcccgaagtgtggcttggagttgtgtttcttctTAGTGTTTGAAGAAACACAATAGCCACCTAATACTTGGGGGCTCCACGTAAGTTCCTAAGGTTGCGTAAGGACTAATCATCCTCAATCGCAGAACCCAAGTTTCGAAGCCACTTGTCCACACCAAGATCTGCGTAGCCTAGtggcatgctctccaacttattttcacgagttcaagggttctatcctcctccaaagcTCTTGAGGTGCTCTAGTAGATCCCTCTTATTGCTGTTGTTCGTGGAtcacatatttttctttgatctgatgacgataatctttccggtgcaccttgattatacttgtaaggacacattaacccgttgggctgttggggtccttttatattcattgcgcgcgcttgttatttatttatttatttttgcgagaagcgtccttctcgtccttatacatagtactattttttccaaGGGTCACTTGTAAGaacctttttggctagccggcttaatggccgatctagacttattgggcgattccctccttacggcctcacctcttggggtgtcggcctttagttagaggtcatccttttagaccgttcctttgatattcataagggtagctaatccttttgaatataagagagattttttttttctcatgcctcctgtcctaccccccaagtgcttggtgagattttAAACAGCAGGCAGTTGGGTTGATGCtcgcatgaaaaagaaaaaaaaatcacatgtgaagttgtgaacattttcatttatagtaATCAGATTACAACGACATGCATATAGAGGGCTTACATTTACTTGGGGGTtatgtaggtaacctctttgattctcgtctactgagatagcctatcctgcgacaaactaaacacagctactGCCTATGTTGGGAGTGGAAGTCTTACGAGTAGTatttcctcaggtgttccgcgcCATTTGACCCTTCATTGGTTGGGGGCTGTGCAGGGGACTCGCCcattcccgcctttaagttcgcgtgaccatcctctacacgaatatacttctgcgctctctcgtagaggtcatctagatctgtgacttccctcttgagcatattatcccacaacttgcttcccggaagcactccagctgtgatggccatttttaattccctgtgggtcaagctccccactttggctacCTCCATGCTAAACCTGTGGATGTAACccttcagactctcattttctccttgttttacattggcgaggttggttcctggcattgtataatcacgcatggcgtgatgctgttggagaaactcatccgaaaactgctgccaagacctgatggatccTGGGCGAAGTCTTCTGAACCACTTATACGCAAGTCCTTTCAAGGTGACcacgaaacagtggcatctagccccgctgctgatccctcttaacttcatcaaatcattgaatgcgtccagatggtacttggggtctgTGCTCCCCTCATATGGGGTCAGAtgcggctccttgaagttggctgggagttgGATGACTTGGACCTCTTTAGTGAATGGCGATTCATGATCGAACTCATCCTCGATGGTTTGTCCTCCGGGTGCgatgacaatcttgctccgcaggctcctAGTCTCTGTATCGAAGCCTTGCCTCCTCTCcttcagggagtctctcaacatggaggggttgacatcttcctttcctttatCGTCTCGGGGGACAGTAGGAGGTGTAGTTCTCTTGTCTGCCCCTCCTTTGTTGAGCTCTCCTCGTAGATCtaagggcgtcctctttgaggtgacctcgatgtcATTGTGAGAGCCAACAttgatcccttgccttggcccctaaggtggcctcgatggtccggGATGCTCctgcggcttctccctgggggtgttgctgatggagtgtctggtcctcccgtcgtctactgggacagtggtttcccgacccttctctttcctcctgggcagggtcatgttcgacttaccttgcaacaggccattcagcacctcctgcatgttctctagggtagtctctagtctttggtttttacggtgcagttcacgaatctcctcttcatagaaatgAGATttggaactcgagctcacggaatggacccggggttgcttatcgtgtctacgcgtcgaggggcccgggtcttgccggccggagttcggtacttgtggtggtttgggaggagggaactcgttggcattcccgggtggtgcagcagttgtccttggaggacttTCACCGTGTGggatggccggtgacgaggcctccttgtcattctcgtgaacctcagggtcccttgggggctctacgtcccggggtggaggtggatccttcatggaggccttcagctggactccggtaaggtggacctccacctgtTGAGGCTCCCTaagtcgcttcgaacgtcttggaatttctccttgccggaagtaatggaagaacagtagcttggtgcttacgttcccacagacggcgccaaactgttgacggtaagaactcgtcaacgattgatggctagaaaacttcaatctctatactataagaagctatgaattagatagaaagaactctaaacaacaggagaaaactcaggcaagcatgagaaccagaagcatatatttcataagtctcatttctacattcagttttccaaccccttagcctgaggggttggagcctatttataggggaggctctattggcccaggatacaaacaagtcccagaccactgggacgtacataggtactctgataaagtagtggcccagggcgtagtggtgtctaccctgatggtgtcagagtcgtggcccaggacaaagtactgttggctctggcgtatggtcgggggtgtccaagtggtaccactactcttcgtacaggtacgtactaccactactcctcagacgcagatcatagggtcgtgcctctgttctctccacaaccgtacaccccgtgtcagtgcacgtgttccgtactcggttgtcctcatcaattcccgttcaatgctccgtgttcgtttggcatataagCAAGGTTCTCCCAAGTGATCTCGCgcctatgccaaggaggcttcaacccatgcatgtcctgagaagtcaaggcgccaggggCCAGGGTCGGCTTATgcgggtcacatggacacgagacTCGTAGTATGgacgccgtggcaaggccacaccctcgcatagcaagggtacctcgcgtagcgaggttggcccttttccctcaggcgtaggcatggctcaggacacgggcgtcataacaaggcagcaccctcgcatagcgaggctgccttcccttcccccgggtgcagcgtcgcaaggctaggggcatggatgccaccacgaagcctcaccctcgcataacgagggtgcctcatgtagcgaggctgaccttcttctcccgagtgtagacgaggcttgatgcctgctggaatggggcgcacgcggatggccagctggggaccctcgcatagcgagggtgaagtttggatgggaaagtggccgaagtccctcgcctagtgagggtgactctcttaccccaactccctcaccatcatgtgatgccctttcaggatgtctcgtagcatagagcttcactcgtgaatagaatttacaaggaaaaaattccacatttacattaataaattgaTTTTGTATAATACACAGATTTTAGTTTGTCAAGTTTTGAGCTTTTTATATGTGTTTGCATCAATTAATTTCCTAGTGGCCTTTTCATATTTAAACACAAGTttagtttatgtttttttttaaaaaaaataaataaataaatatagaagTGCTCTCAGTAGTTATATTGCTCTCTTTCATCCATTTCTTATAATTGATACTCTTCAGTTGAAGACTTCCATTCTAAAGAAATAGTTTCATAAATGTACAGGAATAGCTCTCTATGTAACTGAGGTACGAGGACCATTAAATCTTTCTCGCAGGTGTTGGCGTGTGTTTTTCCACTATCTCAAAGGTGTAGTTTTATCTTATCCAATTTTTCCAATGTTTATCGTTGGCAGGTAAAACTACACCTTTGAGATAGTGGAAAAACACAAATTGCATAATCCAAATTGCTACATGCCTTAGGATCATGGGGGCTCTTTTAGTTGGAATCCCTGTCAAAGATATTGCTGGCTGGTAAGAATGAATTCCAGATCTTCATGTCTCtggttttatatatttaattgtttGAAAGTACATTATAGTTTATTTTCTCAGGTGGCGCGTTTGTTTTTGGGTCTCTACAATTCCAGATACAATACTTGCTCTTGCCATGATATTTTGTGCGGAAAGTCCTTCTTGGCTGTACAAGGTTTGCATGCATTCATCTTTTGCACAGAAGATAACAACTTTATGTTTGACTAGCAAAAAGAAGATGGTCTTCAgacttttttttattatgtttttcttTTCACGAGGAGAGTTAGTTCCATTTGGTTATGTATCcatttcatctcttttttgaACAATGATAAATTTCCTGGGATTTTTCTCACTTTGGCTGAGACCTTCTCCTTTTGTCTGTCGTGTCTTTTTTCCTATTCTTAAACAAAACATACATGAAAGCGACTTATTTTTCTACTATGTAGACATAATACAGAAAACACATaaaattagttaaaaaaatacGTGTTTTGCATAATCTGAAAATTATGTCAGCGGCTCTATTGAAAACATCCTATAGCATTCTcactattattttatttgataGCAAGGAAAAGCTACTGAAGCGGAAGTTGAATTTGAGAAGCTTTTTGGAGTAGTACATGTCAAAGTAGCAATGACAGAGATGGCCAAGTTAGACAGAGGAGATGACATAGATTCTGTTAAGATTTCAGAATTGTTATCTGGTCCTCATTTTAGAGGTATAGATAAGATACTGTCTTGTATGATTGCTAATTTCATTTGTTTGTGAAATTTATAATTCTAAGCTTCATTCATCTATTTTATATAAGAATATGTATCCTTCTTTTCCTTGTTTTCAAAATCTGTAATGCTACACTTCCGTTCATCTGTTTTCTTTGTTCCTTCTCCGAAAGTTCTTTGTTATTCACGCATTCCTTTTGCAGTAGTTTTTATTGGGTCAACCCTATTTGCTTTACAACAGGTATCTGGTATAAATGCTGTGTTTTATTTCTCTTCGACTATTTTTAAGAAAGCGGGAGTACCATCCAGTCTTGCAAATGTCTTCATA from the Humulus lupulus chromosome X, drHumLupu1.1, whole genome shotgun sequence genome contains:
- the LOC133805998 gene encoding probable plastidic glucose transporter 2, yielding MKFLTVFRNIDISYNNFSEISEPSTCQDHFNYFQSTSGHENSSVVNEPLESISIDLGFSGNTLAEDQMHYSSLLTLVSVWKNTNCIIQIATCLRIMGALLVGIPVKDIAGWWRVCFWVSTIPDTILALAMIFCAESPSWLYKQGKATEAEVEFEKLFGVVHVKVAMTEMAKLDRGDDIDSVKISELLSGPHFRVVFIGSTLFALQQVSGINAVFYFSSTIFKKAGVPSSLANVFIGIVNLTGKRNQHAFCAGWERNSCWGKCNSQRVL